Sequence from the uncultured Flavobacterium sp. genome:
GGATCAGGCTGGTTGGACAAATGATTCTTGTATTGCATTTCCGGCTTTAACAGCACTTTCTGCAACTTGGAATAAAGAATTGTCTTCTTTATACGGAAAATCAATTGGCGAAGAAGCAAGATATCGTAATAAAAATGTATTGTTAGGACCTGGAGTTAATATCTACAGAAGCCCATTAAACGGTCGTAACTTCGAATATATGGGAGAGGATCCTTTCCTAACTTCAAAAATGGTGGTTCCTTATATTAAAGGAGTACAATCAAATGGAGTTGCAGCTTGTGTAAAACATTTCGCTTTAAACAATCAGGAAACTGGTCGTAACTCTGTAAACGTAATTGTTGATGATCGTGCTTTGTACGAGATTTATTTACCAGCTTTTAAAGCTGCTGTGCAAGAAGGTGATGCGTGGGCAATTATGGGAGCATATAATAGATATAAAGGACAACATTGTTGCCATAATGAGTATTTATTGAATGATATTCTTCGCGGAGAATGGGGCTTCAAAGGTGTTGTAGTTTCAGATTGGGGAGGAGTTCATGATACAAAACAAGCGATTCACAATGGTTTGGATATGGAATTTGGTTCTTGGACAAACGGGCTTTCTTGGGGAACAAGCAATGCTTATGACAACTATTATTTAGCAAAACCATATTCGACTATGATTGCTAAAGGTGAAATTGGAACTAAAGAATTAGACGAAAAAGTACGTCGTATTTTACGTTTATCGTTCTTGACTACAATGGATAGAAACAGACCTTTTGGATCTTTTGGAACGGCTGAACATGCTCAGGCAGGTTTAAAAATTGCTGAAGAAGGAATTGTATTGCTTCAAAACAAAAACAATATTTTGCCAATTGATCTTTCTAAAACTAAGAAAATTGCAGTTATTGGAGAAAATGCTATTAAAATGATGACAGTTGGTGGAGGAAGTTCTTCGCTTAAAGCAAGATACGAAATTACTCCGCTTGAAGGTTTAAAGAAAAGAATTGGAAATCAAGCTGAAATCGTTTACGCTCGTGGTTATGTTGGAGATCCAACAAGTAACTATAATGGAGTAGTGGCAAAAGTAAGTTTAGAAGACAAACGTTCTCCTGCTGAATTGACTGCAGAAGCTTTAAAAGTAGCTAAAGATGCTGATATTGTTCTTTTTATTGGAGGAACAAACAAAAGCGATAAACAAGACGCTGAAGGATTTGATCGTGAGCAATTAGGACTTTCATATGGTCAGGATCAGTTGATTAATGAATTGACTAAAGTAAATAAAAATATAGTTTTTGTAAATATCTCAGGAAACGCTGTGGCTATGCCGTGGGTTAAGGAAGTTCCGGGCATTGTACAAGGTTGGTTTTTAGGTACAGAAGCTGGAAATGCTTTGGCTGCTGTTTTGGTTGGTGATGTTAACCCTTCCGGGAAATTATCTTTTACTTTTCCTGTAAAATTATCTGATAACGGAGCACACGCATTAGGAGATTTTCCTGGTGGAGATGAGGTAACTTACAAAGAAAGCATTTTTGTTGGATACCGTTGGGCAGATAAACAAAAAGCAAAACCATTATTCTCTTTTGGACACGGTTTAAGCTACACTACTTTTGAATACGGAAAAGTAACAGCAGATAAAAAACAAATGTCGGCTGGAGATCAGATTACGTTCTCTGTGAAAGTTAAAAACACTGGAAAACGTGAAGGTTCTGAGGTTGCTCAGCTTTACATAAGTGATTTAAAATCATCATTGCCACGTCCGATAAAAGAATTAAAGGGTTTTGAGAAAATTTCGCTTAAAGCGGGAGAAGAAAAAACAATAACTTTTACAATTGACAAAACAGCTTTAAGCTTTTTTGATGATAAAAAACACGACTGGGTTGCTGAACCTGGAGACTTTGAAGCAATTATTGGTGCATCGTCTACAGACATAAAATCTAAAGTGGGCTTCTCACTTAAATAGTTTTTATTATTTCTAAATTGGTTGGTTGTAAAGCTGCAATTGTAAAAAGTTGCAGCTTTGCTTTTTAAACTTTTTTACCATTAAAATATTAAGTTAATTAAGCTTTGTGTTTACTAAACTTAAAATTGGTTTTCTTATTAAGAAAGTTAAGCATTTTACTTAATTAACTTAATATCTTAATGGTTCAAAAACAAAAAAATATGAAAAAAATTATGCTAAGTGCTTTGGTTTTGTTTTTAGCACAAAACCTTTCGGCGCAGACCTTAAATAAAATGCAATGGTTTAATGAACCTGAAAAATGGGAAATTAAGAACAATGCTTTGATTATGAATGTTACTGCAAATAGTGATTATTGGCGTATTTCGCATTACGGTTTCACGGTTGACGATGCACCATTTTATTACGCAACTTATGGTGGAGAATTTGAAGCCAAAGTAAAATTAACGGGTAATTATATCGCTCGTTTTGACCAAATGGGATTAATGCTTCGTATTGACGAGAAAAATTACATTAAAACCGGAGTTGAATTTGTTGACGGAAAATTTAATATCAGCACTGTGGTAACGCACGATAAAAGCGATTGGAGTGTTACAACACTTGAAAAAGCACCACCATTTGTATGGATAAAAGTCGTAAGAAGATTAGATGCTGTTGAAGTTTTCTTTTCGTATGATGATAAAAATTATATTCTAACCAGAAATGCGCCATTGCAAGACAACACGCCGGTTATGGTAGGTTTAATGGCTGCATCTCCGGACGGAAAAGGTTTTGAAGCTAAGTTCGAAAATTTCAAAGTAACACATTTACCGGATCAACGCAGATTAGAGTGGCTTAAAAATCACCAATAATAATTATTGATTGTTAATTATCAATTATTAATTATAAATTGTAGTGTAAAAACCACAAGAATCGGAATTAACAATTAATCATTTATAATTAACAATTAGAAAAACTAACCATTTAACCACAAAAAAATATTTTTATGAGTTCAATTTCAATGGACATTAAACCCAAAAAACATTATGAAATTCTGGACGGTTTACGTGGAGTAGCCGCTCTTTTAGTCGTTATTTTCCACATTTTGGAGACTTTTAATGAAGGAAGCCGTTTCAAACAAATTATGAATCACGGTTATCTTGCTGTTGATTTCTTTTTCCTTTTATCAGGATTTGTTGTCGCTTATGCGTACGACGATCGCTGGGGAAAAATGGGTCAATGGGAATTTTACAAAAGACGTTTAATTCGTCTACAGCCCATGGTAATTATGGGAATGATCATTGGAGCGATATTCTATTATTTTCAAGCTTCAGATACAGTTTTTCCAATGATTGCAGGAATGGAAGTTTGGAAAGTAATCTTAACAATGGTAATTGGATTTACATTATTGCCAATTCCGCCTTCTTTAGAAATAAGAGGGTGGGGCGAAATGCATCCGCTAAACGGACCGGCATGGTCGCTTTTCTTTGAGTATATTGCTAATATTCTGTACGCATTAATTTTCCGTAAATTTTCTAATAAAGTTTTAGGATTCTTTGTTTTAATCTTCGCAGCAATGCTGATTAATTATACCGTTTTTGGACCAAAAGGAGACGTAATTGGCGGTTGGTCATTAAATCTGGAACAAATGAATATTGGTTTTACCCGTTTATTATATCCGTTTTTTGCCGGAATTTTACTTTCTCGTTTAGGAAAATTAATTCACTTAAAAGGCGCTTTCTGGATTTGTAGCATTATGATTATCGTAATATTCAGTATTCCAAGAATTGGAGACGAAAGCAGTTTATGGATGAACGGTTTATATGAATCTGTTGTTATTATTCTTTTGTTTCCATTAATTGTTGCAATTGGAGCAGGAGGGGAAATAAAGAATCCGCTTTCGCTGAAAATATGCAAAGCTTTAGGAGATATCTCATATCCAATTTACATTATACATTACCCATTAATTTATTGGTACACCGCTTGGGTATTCGAAAATAAAATCCCTCTAAAAGACGGTTACGTTGTCGGAATTGGAGTTTTCGTTTCGAGTGTTGTAATTGCTTATTTATGTTTGAAATTCTACGATGAACCTGTACGCAATTGGCTTCAGAATAAATTTCAAAAAAGGAAGGTTTCTTAGGAAAAGGGACAAAGGTTCAAAGGGGCAAAGGTCCAAAGAGGAAAGCCTCATAGGAAAAACTTTGTCCCTTTGAACCTCTGAACCTTCAAAAAAATCTTGAATTTCTAAATTTTGTTAGTTATAGATATTCAAAAAAGGGATGAAACTTTTAAAGTTTTGTCCCTTTTCTATTTATCCCAATCTTAACGTAGAGATGCACAGCAGTGCATCTTTTGGTTTAACCCAAAGATTATAAAGATTACAATAACGCATGTTTGTGTATATCCATTGGGTAGACGCACTACTGTGCGCCTCTACGGAGAAAAAATGGCGATAGAATGGGAATAACACAAAGACAAAAAAGGGATGAAAACGTAATGTTTCATCCCTTTTTTATTTAGCCCAATTAGAGAAACCTCTGTCCCTCTGAACCTTTGCAACTTTGAACCTTAAAAAAAAAACTTATTCTAAAATCAATTGTCCTAAAGCTTCTTTGCTAAAACCTTTTAATTCTTCTGTTCTACCAGCTTCAATTTTTGCAACCCAATTAGGATCAGATAAAAGAGGTCTTCCAACGGCAACTAAATCAAAGTCACCTCTGTCGAAACGTCTGTTTAATTCGTCTAATGAAGTTGGTTCAGAGCTTTCTCCGGCAAATGCACCAAAGAAATCACTTGAAAGTCCAACAGAACCAACAGTAATAGTTGGAGCTCCTGTTACTTTTTTAGCCCAACCTGCAAAATTCAAGTCAGAACCTTCAAATTCAGGTTCCCAGAATCTGCGTTGTGAAGCATGTACAATATCAACTCCGGCATCAACAAGAGGCGTAAGCCAAGCTTCTAATTCCTGTGGATTTTTAGCCAATTTATAATTATAATCAGAAGGTTTGAACTGAGAGAATCTCATGATAACAGCAAAATCGTTACCCACTTGTTTTCTCACTTCTTTTACGACTTCAATTGCAAAACGATTACGTTCAGGTAGTGTTTTTCCACCATAAATATCAGTACGCAAATTAGTTTCGGCTCTAAAGAACTGGTCAATTAAATAACCGTGTGCACCGTGAATTTCGATCGTGTCAAAACCTAATCTTTTAGCATCAGCGGCAGCTTTTCCAAAAGCAATAATAGTGTCTTCGATATCTTTTTCAGACATTGTTATTCCATTTCTGAAATCTGGTCTGTTTAATCCTGATGGTCCTTCAAAAGGAACTGGCGGAACCCAACCTGAATGGTGATTGTCCATGATTCCCATATGCCAGATTTGTGGTCCCATTGAACCTCCCGCAGCGTGAACTTCCTCTATAACTTTTTTCCATCCTTTTAGAGATTCATCTCCATAAAAGTGAGGAACGTTTGCATCATTTGAAGATGAAGGTCTGTCGATAACAGTTCCTTCAGATAGTATTAAACCAACTTGACCTTCGGCTCTTTTTTGGTAGTAAGAAGCTACTTCGTCAGTTGGAACTCCGTTTGGAGAAAATGAGCGCGTCATTGGCGCCATTACGATTCGGTTTTTAAGATTTAACGTTTTTAAGTTAAATGGCGAAAACAGGTTGTTTGTACTCATAGTAATTTACAAATTAGATTGGATTAATTTACTGAGTGCTTCAAAGGCACCTTCGTTACGTTTATAATAGGTCCATTGTCCAACGCGTTTGGATTCTATAAATCCGGCACGTTGCAAAATAGACAAGTATTCAGAAACAGTTGATTGCGTAAGACCGGCTTTGGCTTGAATTTGTCCTACACAAACTCCGTGTTCAAATCCTGCATGCTGAAGTTGATCCGGAAAGTTTATTTCGGGTTCTTTTAACCATTCCAGCATTTGCAATCTGGACTTATTAGATAATGCTTTAAAGATTTCTATATTTTCCATGACGCAAATATATCGACTTTTCCCGATATGCCAATTAAAGAAAAAATATTTAGCAAAAATTTAAGATAGAGAGAATAAAAGAAGGGAAGATTTAATAAAGAAAATATATATTTGCTCGTGTATTGATCTGGCAAAGTATGTACACAAACTTGTCATTTCGACGAAGGAGAAATCACACAAGTTGATCGACAAAGATTGACGATATTCTATGAGGAGTTTCTGGTGTGATTTCTCCTTCGTCGAAATGACAAAAATGAGATAACTTTGACTAGATTTATAACACGCCCCAATTAAATAAACTTAATCAATTATGAAAAAAACTTTACTCATTTTAGGATTCTTATTTTGTTTTATAACCAACTCAAAAGCTCAGGTTGTTGGCGTTGAAGTAGGAGATATTGCGCCTGAAATTGATCTTCCCGATACAAAAGGAAACAACGTTGTACTTTCTTCTTTTAGAGGAGAATTAGTTCTGGTAGATTTTTGGGCTTCCTGGTGCGGGCCATGTACTAAAGAACATCCCGAATTAATAAAATTATACAATACTTATCCTGATAAATTTGCGATTTACAGCGTTTCAATGGATACCAAAAAGCCGCTTTGGTTAGGTGCAATTACAAAACAAAAACTTCCGTGGACACAAGTAAGTGATTTAAAATACTGGAAATCTCCGGTTGTTGCTGATTATATGCTTCAATCTGTACCATTAAACTTTTTAATAGATAAAAACGGAATTATTATTGCCAAAAATATTCATGGAAATGCATTGAATGAGTTGGTTAATAGTTTATTATCGCCAAAATAAAAAATAAAAAGGATGGAGAAATCAGATTATCTAGTAGCTTTTCTTTTTGTTGCAGTTTTTTTAATTCCATTCTTAGTAGCTTATTATTACGATTATAAACATAATCCTAAAGAGTTTAAAACCGATTTAAGAAAGATTGCTAAATTAGTATTGATATTAATTCTCTATTTTGGATTAAATAAAGCGTGGGATTTACTAAAACATATTTTTTGAATAAAATAATTCAGAAATATTTATACTAAAATATTTAAATAACAAATTACATGCAATCAAAACTCAGCTTATCAGAATTCCGTGCGAGATTGCAAAACAATACTCAATTTGGTTCTCCAAAACTAAAATTAAGCACATTTGCTATTTTAACTGTATTTGATGGAACTTCAAAACCATTTTACGGAGTTTTTGATGATAAAAGTTTTGACTTGACTATAAATTCAATACAATCTCCAACACCTTATATTATAAAGGGAAAATACAAGAACATTAATAATACAGTTAAAGTAGATTATGTTGTTGAGCCAAGTAGTAAGTTTCAGGAGATTTGGGCAAGATTTTTTCCGGTGCTTGTTATAATTGCAATTAATATATTCTTTCTTTTTTTTGCAAAAGGACTTCGGCGAGCGTCTACAATCGTCAATTTGTTTTTGCTTTTTATGGCTTTCTATTCCAGATGGAAGACGGAGCGAAAGAGGCAAAAACTAGAAAAAAAGTTTCTAAGAATTTTTGAGATTCGAGCATAAAAAAGTCCGATTTGTTGAGATCGGACTTTTTAATGTGAATCAGGATGAGGTTTTTTGACGCCTCCAAAATTTGTTTTGAGAATTTCTCTAATTTGGAGTTGCGTTTTATTTCTCGTACTGTTTTTCCATTCGTTAAAATCATAAATATGAATTTGATCAGCATAAGGATTGGTAACAAAAAAGAGTCTTGAAATCGAAAACTTATAATACTTTAATTCGTGCGAGATATGACGATCCGGCACCACAATAAGAATCGTTTCCCAACTCAGGTAATCCTTAGGTACATCTTCTCTTTCCGTTAATCCAAGAGATTCGAAAAAGGCGTTTATCTTTTGATCGTTGATCTTGTCGATCTTCTGATCAATACGTTTAATAGTGCTAAGAAGTTTATCTTCATCTTTAATAACACTCATGATTGGCTTATTTTTATTTGAATTTTAATATAAAATTACATCAAAAGAAAATCATTTAACAAAACAGAGCCAATAGAATGATTCTAAATTTTAATTGCCGTTTTTTAGCATGAAATTAAAAGAGAAATCGATCATCTTTTGATAAAATACTATTAATTTTTAAAAGCCGAAAAAGCTATTTTTATCAGAACTAACTAACCACCTTATTTATGAAAACCAATTCTCCAAAAGAAATTCTGCTGTATTTTATTTTTTTGATTTCCATTTGCACTTTTGCCCAGAACAAATCAGAAAGAGAATTGATTTTGATCGATAAAGAATGGCGTTTTTCATTGGGACATTCATACGATAAACAAAAAGATTTTGGTCACGCCGAAGGTTATTTTTCGTACTTGGCTAAAACTGGTTTTGGTGACGGTCCTGCATCATCGCAATTTGATGATCGTGCCTGGAGAATACTCGATTTACCGCATGATTGGATCGTAGAACAATCTTTTAGCGAAAGCGCGAGTTACAGCCACGGATTTAAAACTGGTGGAAAAGGTTTTCCTGAAAAAAGTATTGGTTGGTACCGAAAAAAAATCACAATTCCCGAAAGCGATCAGGGAAAAGTTATTTCTTTAAAATTTGACGGCGTTTTTAGAAATTCAAAAGTCTTTTTCAACGGTTATTACCTTGGAACTGCCGAAAGTGGTTATAATGGTTTTGAATATGATGTTACTTCCTATGTTAATTATGGGGGTCAAAATACAATTGTTGTTCGCGTTGATGCGTCGATGGAAGAAGGCTGGTTTTATGAAGGCGCGGGAATTTACAGACATGTTTATCTACAGAAAACAAATCCGTTGCACGTTGTTCAAAACGGAACTTATGTAACTTCAGAAATAAAAAATAATAATGCAGAAGTTACTGCCGAAGTTTCAATCGAAAACAAAGGAAATTATAAAGGTTCTGTTGAAATAATCCAAACTATTCTGGATGCTTCGGGTAAAGAAGTTACGAGTATTTCTCAAAATGCTTTGGCGCCGGATTTTTATAAAACAGCTAAATATTCTTCAAAACTAGAAGTGAATAATCCATTATTATGGGATATTGATTCGCCAAATTTATATCGTTTGGTAACGCAAATAAAACAAGAAGGTAAAATTGTAGATCGTTATGAAACTTCTTTCGGAATTAGAACGATTAAGTTTGATCCTGAAAATGGTTTTTTCCTTAACGGAAAAGCCTTAAAATTAAAAGGAACAAATAATCATCAGGATCACGCCGGAATTGGAACTGCTTTGCCAGACGAACTTCAATATTACCGAATTAAAAAGCTTAAAGAAATGGGTTCAAATGCCTATCGTTGCTCGCATAATCCGCCAACGCCTGAATTGCTGGAAGCTTGTGATAAATTGGGAATGTTGGTAATTGACGAAACACGTTTGATGGGAATTAATGACTATCATCTTAATGATTTAAAACGAATGATAGAACGCGATCGCAATCATCCAAGTATATTTTGCTGGTCTGTGGGCAATGAAGAATGGAATATTGAAGGAAATATTGTTGGAGAACGCATTACAAATGTCATGCAGGGATTTGCAAAAAGTATAGATCCTACAAGACCTGTAACAGTTGCAATTAGTAGTGGTTTTAGAAGCGGAATTTCATCTGTTGTCGAAATTATGGGTTATAATTATATGGGAAATGGCGATATCGATGCACATAGAAACGAGTTTAAATCCCAACCGGGAATGGGAACGGAGGAAGGTTCGACTTTTGCAACACGCGGTGTTTATTTTACAGATGATGCCAAACATTATCAAAGTGCATATGACAAAAAACCTCGGCCAACATTTTATAGTATCGAAGAAGGCTGGAAATTTTATGCAACGCGTCCGTATCTGGCGGGAATGTTTATCTGGACGGGTTTTGATTATCGTGGCGAACCAACTCCTTATGGCTGGCCGTCGGTTACGTCTTATTTTGGAATGATGGATGTTTGCGGTTTCCCGAAAGACAATGTATTTTATTTGAAATCCTGGTGGGGAAATCAACCCGTTTTACATCTTATGCCACATTGGAATTGGAGTGGAAAAGAAGGACAAGAAATCGATGTTTGGGTACATTCTAATTGCGACGAAGTTG
This genomic interval carries:
- a CDS encoding glycoside hydrolase family 3 C-terminal domain-containing protein, producing MFKNVKTIVVLLLLGSFGVNAQNKVPVYLDDKKSINERVEDALSKMTTDEKIAMIHAQSKFSSPGVPRLGIPENWMTDGPHGIRTEVKWDEWDQAGWTNDSCIAFPALTALSATWNKELSSLYGKSIGEEARYRNKNVLLGPGVNIYRSPLNGRNFEYMGEDPFLTSKMVVPYIKGVQSNGVAACVKHFALNNQETGRNSVNVIVDDRALYEIYLPAFKAAVQEGDAWAIMGAYNRYKGQHCCHNEYLLNDILRGEWGFKGVVVSDWGGVHDTKQAIHNGLDMEFGSWTNGLSWGTSNAYDNYYLAKPYSTMIAKGEIGTKELDEKVRRILRLSFLTTMDRNRPFGSFGTAEHAQAGLKIAEEGIVLLQNKNNILPIDLSKTKKIAVIGENAIKMMTVGGGSSSLKARYEITPLEGLKKRIGNQAEIVYARGYVGDPTSNYNGVVAKVSLEDKRSPAELTAEALKVAKDADIVLFIGGTNKSDKQDAEGFDREQLGLSYGQDQLINELTKVNKNIVFVNISGNAVAMPWVKEVPGIVQGWFLGTEAGNALAAVLVGDVNPSGKLSFTFPVKLSDNGAHALGDFPGGDEVTYKESIFVGYRWADKQKAKPLFSFGHGLSYTTFEYGKVTADKKQMSAGDQITFSVKVKNTGKREGSEVAQLYISDLKSSLPRPIKELKGFEKISLKAGEEKTITFTIDKTALSFFDDKKHDWVAEPGDFEAIIGASSTDIKSKVGFSLK
- a CDS encoding DUF1349 domain-containing protein — encoded protein: MKKIMLSALVLFLAQNLSAQTLNKMQWFNEPEKWEIKNNALIMNVTANSDYWRISHYGFTVDDAPFYYATYGGEFEAKVKLTGNYIARFDQMGLMLRIDEKNYIKTGVEFVDGKFNISTVVTHDKSDWSVTTLEKAPPFVWIKVVRRLDAVEVFFSYDDKNYILTRNAPLQDNTPVMVGLMAASPDGKGFEAKFENFKVTHLPDQRRLEWLKNHQ
- a CDS encoding acyltransferase, which codes for MSSISMDIKPKKHYEILDGLRGVAALLVVIFHILETFNEGSRFKQIMNHGYLAVDFFFLLSGFVVAYAYDDRWGKMGQWEFYKRRLIRLQPMVIMGMIIGAIFYYFQASDTVFPMIAGMEVWKVILTMVIGFTLLPIPPSLEIRGWGEMHPLNGPAWSLFFEYIANILYALIFRKFSNKVLGFFVLIFAAMLINYTVFGPKGDVIGGWSLNLEQMNIGFTRLLYPFFAGILLSRLGKLIHLKGAFWICSIMIIVIFSIPRIGDESSLWMNGLYESVVIILLFPLIVAIGAGGEIKNPLSLKICKALGDISYPIYIIHYPLIYWYTAWVFENKIPLKDGYVVGIGVFVSSVVIAYLCLKFYDEPVRNWLQNKFQKRKVS
- a CDS encoding NADH:flavin oxidoreductase yields the protein MSTNNLFSPFNLKTLNLKNRIVMAPMTRSFSPNGVPTDEVASYYQKRAEGQVGLILSEGTVIDRPSSSNDANVPHFYGDESLKGWKKVIEEVHAAGGSMGPQIWHMGIMDNHHSGWVPPVPFEGPSGLNRPDFRNGITMSEKDIEDTIIAFGKAAADAKRLGFDTIEIHGAHGYLIDQFFRAETNLRTDIYGGKTLPERNRFAIEVVKEVRKQVGNDFAVIMRFSQFKPSDYNYKLAKNPQELEAWLTPLVDAGVDIVHASQRRFWEPEFEGSDLNFAGWAKKVTGAPTITVGSVGLSSDFFGAFAGESSEPTSLDELNRRFDRGDFDLVAVGRPLLSDPNWVAKIEAGRTEELKGFSKEALGQLILE
- a CDS encoding metalloregulator ArsR/SmtB family transcription factor encodes the protein MENIEIFKALSNKSRLQMLEWLKEPEINFPDQLQHAGFEHGVCVGQIQAKAGLTQSTVSEYLSILQRAGFIESKRVGQWTYYKRNEGAFEALSKLIQSNL
- a CDS encoding TlpA disulfide reductase family protein, with the protein product MKKTLLILGFLFCFITNSKAQVVGVEVGDIAPEIDLPDTKGNNVVLSSFRGELVLVDFWASWCGPCTKEHPELIKLYNTYPDKFAIYSVSMDTKKPLWLGAITKQKLPWTQVSDLKYWKSPVVADYMLQSVPLNFLIDKNGIIIAKNIHGNALNELVNSLLSPK
- the galA gene encoding beta-galactosidase GalA — protein: MKTNSPKEILLYFIFLISICTFAQNKSERELILIDKEWRFSLGHSYDKQKDFGHAEGYFSYLAKTGFGDGPASSQFDDRAWRILDLPHDWIVEQSFSESASYSHGFKTGGKGFPEKSIGWYRKKITIPESDQGKVISLKFDGVFRNSKVFFNGYYLGTAESGYNGFEYDVTSYVNYGGQNTIVVRVDASMEEGWFYEGAGIYRHVYLQKTNPLHVVQNGTYVTSEIKNNNAEVTAEVSIENKGNYKGSVEIIQTILDASGKEVTSISQNALAPDFYKTAKYSSKLEVNNPLLWDIDSPNLYRLVTQIKQEGKIVDRYETSFGIRTIKFDPENGFFLNGKALKLKGTNNHQDHAGIGTALPDELQYYRIKKLKEMGSNAYRCSHNPPTPELLEACDKLGMLVIDETRLMGINDYHLNDLKRMIERDRNHPSIFCWSVGNEEWNIEGNIVGERITNVMQGFAKSIDPTRPVTVAISSGFRSGISSVVEIMGYNYMGNGDIDAHRNEFKSQPGMGTEEGSTFATRGVYFTDDAKHYQSAYDKKPRPTFYSIEEGWKFYATRPYLAGMFIWTGFDYRGEPTPYGWPSVTSYFGMMDVCGFPKDNVFYLKSWWGNQPVLHLMPHWNWSGKEGQEIDVWVHSNCDEVELFLNKKSLGKKKMEQYGHLEWKVKYTPGTLEAIGYKNGKKILSDIQKTTENPEAIKLSIDKENTANANVSVITVEVTDKKGLHVPTANNEVTFSIKGGKILGVGNGNPTSLEKDQFIDEILLTPITNFEEQKGTTAILPQELPVYSDNDWTTAFKDRDYKKQSPSYIYRGQFELKDYSATKNVNFFYKKIGVEAVVFINGNKVNSSAEDPQKYILNSNILKEGKNSIYIIATPLQKIKDWDVMNTDPGIIQVVTPSKPWTRQLFNGYAQVIIQKENSDKPIILSASAKGLKSHIITISGKE